A window from Mya arenaria isolate MELC-2E11 chromosome 9, ASM2691426v1 encodes these proteins:
- the LOC128245408 gene encoding alkaline phosphatase-like isoform X1, translating into MDVLKVILCLLSVITLDAQTYSGLGETPQYWNDLGKADINKARKLKPNIGVAKNVIIFLGDGMGISTVTAARILKGQLQGQPGEESKLVFEEFPHVALSKTYNQDAQTPDSSATATAYYTGVKANLGTMGLDASARRSNCSFTDEAKIESILDWSLAAGKSVGIVTTTRVTHATPGALYASIPERNWENDNDMADVANCSVKDIAAQLIENPNIQVVFGGGRSKFLMNNTEDPENGIITDGRLDRDLVEEWKSIQNGKDRRYKYVWNKTDFDNINPQDTDYVMGLFESSHMQYVLDRDTDVAGEPTLAEMTEKAIDILKKNEKGFFLLVEGGRIDHGHHASMAKRALHEVIAFDDAIRTGVTKTSESDTLIVTTADHSHVFTMGGYPSRGNDIFGLTDDKGEHLKLAGDSQPFTTLGYTNGPGGYATGLNESRPNLTSVDTGHKDFVQQSGVKLESETHGGEDVGIYARGPMSHLFHGVHEQSYIAHVMAYSSCVGRYSDPESCAMVDVKENEISSGSTMRMTVWMLAISALVYICI; encoded by the exons CACCGCAGTATTGGAATGACCTTGGCAAAGCTGATATTAACAAAGCCAGGAAACTTAAACCGAATATCGGTGTGGCCAAGAATGTTATCATCTTCCTTGGAGATGGTATGGGTATTTCCACGGTAACCGCTGCTAGGATACTTAAAGGTCAACTTCAAGGTCAACCAGGAGAGGAATCAAAATTAGTTTTTGAAGAATTCCCACATGTGGCATTATCGAAG ACATATAACCAAGATGCACAAACACCCGATTCCTCGGCAACAGCGACAGCCTACTATACGGGCGTTAAAGCCAATCTTGGCACAATGGGCTTGGATGCGAGCGCCCGTCGGTCAAACTGCTCCTTTACGGACGAGGCTAAAATAGAGAGTATCCTAGATTGGTCGTTGGCAGCag GTAAATCAGTGGGTATAGTTACCACCACCCGAGTGACACACGCAACACCCGGCGCTCTGTATGCCAGCATTCCAGAAAGGAATTGGGAGAATGACAATGACATGGCAGACGTTGCTAACTGCAGCGTTAAGGATATAGCGGCACAGCTGATAGAGAACCCGAATATTCAG GTGGTTTTTGGTGGAGGACGGTCGAAATTTTTGATGAATAATACAGAAGACCCGGAAAATGGCATCATAACAGATGGAAGACTAGATCGGGACCTCGTTGAG GAATGGAAGTCCATACAAAACGGTAAAGACCGCAGATACAAATATGTTTGGAACAAGACGGACTTTGACAACATCAATCCACAAGATACCGATTACGTTATGG GTCTTTTTGAAAGTAGCCATATGCAATACGTACTCGACAGAGATACAGATGTTGCAGGGGAGCCGACTCTGGCCGAAATGACGGAAAAGGCCATTGATATTCtaaagaaaaacgaaaaaggGTTCTTCCTATTAGTTGAAG GTGGGCGTATCGATCACGGACACCACGCCTCCATGGCTAAACGAGCACTCCATGAGGTCATCGCTTTTGACGATGCCATACGGACAGGGGTCACCAAAACCAGCGAGAGTGATACGCTCATTGTGACCACTGCCGACCACTCCCACGTATTCACAATGGGTGGATATCCGTCACGTGGGAATGATATATTtg GACTAACGGACGACAAAGGTGAACACCTAAAACTAGCGGGAGACAGCCAGCCTTTCACTACCCTGGGGTACACAAACGGACCCGGTGGATACGCAACAGGACTGAATGAATCTAGGCCGAACTTGACCAGTGTTGATACAG GCCACAAGGACTTCGTACAACAATCAGGAGTCAAACTCGAATCGGAGACGCACGGGGGCGAGGACGTTGGAATCTACGCACGTGGTCCGATGAGTCATCTATTCCATGGGGTGCACGAGCAAAGCTACATAGCGCACGTGATGGCCTATTCCTCGTGTGTGGGGAGATATTCGGACCCGGAGTCGTGCGCCATGGTCGATGTGAAAGAGAATGAAATTAGCAGCGGCAGTACCATGAGAATGACTGTTTGGATGTTGGCTATTTCTGCattagtatatatatgtatataa
- the LOC128245408 gene encoding alkaline phosphatase-like isoform X2 — MEVLKVILCFLSLGTLDAQNYSGKGETPQYWNDLGKADINKARKLKPNIGVAKNVIIFLGDGMGISTVTAARILKGQLQGQPGEESKLVFEEFPHVALSKTYNQDAQTPDSSATATAYYTGVKANLGTMGLDASARRSNCSFTDEAKIESILDWSLAAGKSVGIVTTTRVTHATPGALYASIPERNWENDNDMADVANCSVKDIAAQLIENPNIQVVFGGGRSKFLMNNTEDPENGIITDGRLDRDLVEEWKSIQNGKDRRYKYVWNKTDFDNINPQDTDYVMGLFESSHMQYVLDRDTDVAGEPTLAEMTEKAIDILKKNEKGFFLLVEGGRIDHGHHASMAKRALHEVIAFDDAIRTGVTKTSESDTLIVTTADHSHVFTMGGYPSRGNDIFGLTDDKGEHLKLAGDSQPFTTLGYTNGPGGYATGLNESRPNLTSVDTGHKDFVQQSGVKLESETHGGEDVGIYARGPMSHLFHGVHEQSYIAHVMAYSSCVGRYSDPESCAMVDVKENEISSGSTMRMTVWMLAISALVYICI; from the exons CACCGCAGTATTGGAATGACCTTGGCAAAGCTGATATTAACAAAGCCAGGAAACTTAAACCGAATATCGGTGTGGCCAAGAATGTTATCATCTTCCTTGGAGATGGTATGGGTATTTCCACGGTAACCGCTGCTAGGATACTTAAAGGTCAACTTCAAGGTCAACCAGGAGAGGAATCAAAATTAGTTTTTGAAGAATTCCCACATGTGGCATTATCGAAG ACATATAACCAAGATGCACAAACACCCGATTCCTCGGCAACAGCGACAGCCTACTATACGGGCGTTAAAGCCAATCTTGGCACAATGGGCTTGGATGCGAGCGCCCGTCGGTCAAACTGCTCCTTTACGGACGAGGCTAAAATAGAGAGTATCCTAGATTGGTCGTTGGCAGCag GTAAATCAGTGGGTATAGTTACCACCACCCGAGTGACACACGCAACACCCGGCGCTCTGTATGCCAGCATTCCAGAAAGGAATTGGGAGAATGACAATGACATGGCAGACGTTGCTAACTGCAGCGTTAAGGATATAGCGGCACAGCTGATAGAGAACCCGAATATTCAG GTGGTTTTTGGTGGAGGACGGTCGAAATTTTTGATGAATAATACAGAAGACCCGGAAAATGGCATCATAACAGATGGAAGACTAGATCGGGACCTCGTTGAG GAATGGAAGTCCATACAAAACGGTAAAGACCGCAGATACAAATATGTTTGGAACAAGACGGACTTTGACAACATCAATCCACAAGATACCGATTACGTTATGG GTCTTTTTGAAAGTAGCCATATGCAATACGTACTCGACAGAGATACAGATGTTGCAGGGGAGCCGACTCTGGCCGAAATGACGGAAAAGGCCATTGATATTCtaaagaaaaacgaaaaaggGTTCTTCCTATTAGTTGAAG GTGGGCGTATCGATCACGGACACCACGCCTCCATGGCTAAACGAGCACTCCATGAGGTCATCGCTTTTGACGATGCCATACGGACAGGGGTCACCAAAACCAGCGAGAGTGATACGCTCATTGTGACCACTGCCGACCACTCCCACGTATTCACAATGGGTGGATATCCGTCACGTGGGAATGATATATTtg GACTAACGGACGACAAAGGTGAACACCTAAAACTAGCGGGAGACAGCCAGCCTTTCACTACCCTGGGGTACACAAACGGACCCGGTGGATACGCAACAGGACTGAATGAATCTAGGCCGAACTTGACCAGTGTTGATACAG GCCACAAGGACTTCGTACAACAATCAGGAGTCAAACTCGAATCGGAGACGCACGGGGGCGAGGACGTTGGAATCTACGCACGTGGTCCGATGAGTCATCTATTCCATGGGGTGCACGAGCAAAGCTACATAGCGCACGTGATGGCCTATTCCTCGTGTGTGGGGAGATATTCGGACCCGGAGTCGTGCGCCATGGTCGATGTGAAAGAGAATGAAATTAGCAGCGGCAGTACCATGAGAATGACTGTTTGGATGTTGGCTATTTCTGCattagtatatatatgtatataa
- the LOC128246074 gene encoding uncharacterized protein LOC128246074, whose amino-acid sequence MPFPSLFVTLCFAICIIDGVDGTAPTHCSEEGDKEYYCDYTAMTSSSDRPIDYAGFGTVPQTLKIDVSGFIPYFGDTQMFSTSFANVDETTLDTNRPASLELYCSLGANIFFEENAFDNMTYMQYFKIKDCTTLYVPARAFAGFVFLDSFIIEGGSIDDVDPSAMSGLDVKDLSASIHEMPRNFGSFAIRYAKFVGQTIPPGLLYSWKYLNDAAIVGADVATMTADAFKYSARLKRIDISDNTFTSIPSGMFEGLDMLSEVTMNNIAWTCTCDDAWFVEYAETNNITIRSDLVCGQEGFAVSGKCLHLISLLVYGLAFVAFVLCWVSLGLIICTRKQHAQKGERKTKARGRWNKVLDMKAKGKGKKK is encoded by the exons ATGCCATTTCCGAGTTTATTTGTGACGTTGTGTTTTGCCATCTGCATCATTGATGGCGTAGATGGCACGGCACCAACCCACTGCAGTGAAGAAGGAGATAAGGAGTACTATTGTGATTACACGGCGATGACGTCATCCTCAGATCGACCAATAGACTATGCCGGCTTCGGAACAGTTCCGCAAACGCTGAAAATTGACGTGTCTGGATTTATTCCGTATTTCG GCGACACACAGATGTTCAGCACGTCGTTTGCCAATGTTGATGAAACCACACTGGACACCAACAGACCCGCGTCGCTCGAATTATACTGTAGTCTCGGAGCCAATATCTTCTTTGAGgaaaatgcatttgataacatGACATACATGCAATATTTCAAG ATAAAGGACTGCACCACTCTTTATGTCCCTGCTCGAGCGTTCGCAGGATTTGTATTCTTGGACTCGTTCATTATCGAAGGGGGGTCAATCGATGACGTCGACCCCAGCGCCATGAGTGGTTTGGACGTTAAGGACCTTTCTGCCTCTATTCACGAAATGCCAAGAAATTTCGGAAGTTTCGCTATACGCTATGCGAAGTTTGTCGGCCAGACAATCCCACCTGGTTTACTCTACAGCTGGAAGTATTTGAACGATGCTGCCATTGTG GGTGCAGACGTGGCGACGATGACAGCTGATGCGTTCAAGTACAGCGCACGACTCAAGAGGATTGACATCAGTGATAACACGTTCACCTCCATCCCCTCAGGAATGTTTGAG GGGCTTGACATGCTGTCCGAGGTGACGATGAACAATATTGCCTGGACATGCACGTGTGATGACGCCTGGTTCGTAGAGTACGCCGAAACCAACAATATCACCATTCGGAGTGATTTGGTATGCGGACAGGAAG GCTTTGCTGTTTCGGGAAAATGCCTCCACCTGATTTCCCTCCTAGTCTACGGTCTAGCCTTCGTTGCTTTCGTTCTATGTTGGGTAAGCCTCGGTTTGATCATCTGCACACGCAAGCAGCACGCGCAGAAGGGCGAGCGCAAAACGAAAGCACGTGGTCGCTGGAATAAAGTCTTGGATATGAAAGCAAAAGGGAAAGGGAAAAAGAAATAG